The following is a genomic window from Drosophila busckii strain San Diego stock center, stock number 13000-0081.31 chromosome 2L, ASM1175060v1, whole genome shotgun sequence.
TGAAAAgtatctaaatttaaaaatataaaagtaaagcttaaaatagttttctaaagctgcagctcttcattttattatagtcttaaatatatttgctgaaCTCCAGTTCATTGCCAaactaagcatttaatattatacttttatttaaggCTAGACTCCTGTCAAGTTTATACTTAATTAAATCACTTAAAGACCATATCGTGATCTACAATTTTGCCATTGTAATGCGCTCATATGTTCGGTACTTATAGCCAACTGTTGGTGGCttgttaatttaacaacaCGCAATGTAACTTcctatttaataataaattatgccaaTCATTTATATGGTAATGTGActaacccaaaaaaaaaaaaaagaaaacacccCAAAAATTACCTTAACATAagctgaaatttgtttttgggctAGCATGTCAAGGTCAACGTTACTTAAATACATTGACCGTTGACAGCACATGCAATTaggtaaacacacacacatgtgtagacttcatgcatatttcaattacaTACTTGAAGAATAAATCCTTAGGGACAGCCGGCGAACAAAccacaaacacactcacacacacggcTCTAATgttagtaattaaaattttaatgaggctttcagctaaaaataacacaaagGGCTGAACAATTGGAGCACCTGTTGGCGTTGTAAAACGCTTTGGCAAGTTTCCCAGGAGGTTGTTATATTCAGTTCGCTTTTTATGGATTGCCCCGTGTGCAAAAGCCGCAACGACAAAGGCagccaaggcaaacaaaacccaaattgaaatgtgtgtGTCCAAATCactagccacgcccacgcacacacacacacacgcggaTACACACGCAAACTTGCGCGCCATGTAAAATGGTTTTTACTGCGTGcctaaaagtaggcaacaaatttatatttaagcttttgctgctgttctgTGGGCGCATAATTGAGTGCTCGCCAGCCAAGTAGACTGATTTGCATAGCTCACCGCCGTCGCATGTCATTAGCAGCAGTCAGCAAGCAAGCCGGCAAGCTGGAcacgagcaacaacaaaaaaataatacaaacttTAACATGCCAGGCCATGtccaacgtggcgtatgcgcaatgtcgCCAGCTCCTTGCCTGTGTGCTGCGTGGCAAGCAACTTGACAAGCAGCcaaacatacacacaggcTGGATTACATGTCTCGAGCACATCAAACAAGCTTACTTACCAATGACCTCGTTAATGACGCACACCAAATAGCTGttattgtatatgtatttgtgatTGTATTGGCCAAATGTGTTCCAGTGTGCgtgaatgtgtgtgttgagCGCTGAGTTTGCTTTGTAATTTGTGCTTAtcagattttattttatttttgatttttcagCTGGTGCACACACAatgtaagcaaacaataagAACAAGCTAAAGTTTCGTTAATCCATCACGACTAGAGCAATGCGCTGTAAAATTCATGCACAATAACCcaattaaatcttttaaagcaaaagctaagaGTTCAAGCTGGAATTGTTTGGCAAGTTTTGCATATTCTGTTAAATCATTGCCaagttataatttaatttaattaaattgcataactCCAGACTTATGTGTATtacttattgttttattttagtagtattaaatattagtttaatttttaacattctTGCTACTCAATTGTagtaaattttcttttgccaatgattttctattttaatttaattgatgcCCTTGCATCAAAACTCTTTGCATTATAAatgcacatattttaatttgaattaaattattatagttggcgtacttttaattgtttctttttagtattttttctgcttaagcaattttaaaagttttaatttgaattgtaattaatttagctatgCTTAGGCActgatttaattcaattgccatgaataattaaatatgcttttgtTCATATTACTAATTACACTTGTAACATTTGTATTAagcttattgcatttaattgccattTGACCTAAATAatgatttttcaattttaatttaattaagctggCGTTTTTAAAATGTATCAACCTTTCTCAGCTTTcatttgcaggcgctgcaAATTGATTGCCGAGCACACACGGCAACGTTAATGTTCGTTTAAGGCGCACATAACACTTAACTGTGCTCCAACTGCGGATAATGTCCTTGCCGCCTGTCCGCAGTATGTGCGCCAGCacaattaaactaattacCTAGGCAGCGtcatatataaaaagcttaataCGCTTTAAGCCACGCACTAATACTAGAGCACatactaaacacacacatatatacttaCACATAATTACCTTTGACAtcattttttgctttcaatttttgctTCATTAGCagtaaaacacacacatggagaATTGTTTTGTGACATTTGAtactgtatttgtatttggtttTTATCTCTGCCTaatcttcatcatcatcattatatAACCATTAACACATGCtctctatataattatataaactaactttagtttaactataatttaattggtCGAGCGCTGGCAAACGTTTAACTCTATTtactaatataaatataagttttAAGGGAATTGTTTACGCTTTGGTTTGGTAAACAAAAAGCTGCCTAAAGTTATGCTAAATAATACTTGTGTGTACGTTTGtggtttgtgtgtatgtgtgtgtgtgtaataacaattaattcaatAGTGAGCTAgtgagtatttttttttttgttacaaaaaaatataataattgtgGAAtttaacacatacatataacaaaTTGACATAACAATAAGGAATTGTTCAACAGTTAATTATGCTacaatttgtagttgttggtgcaatataattaatacatattgtttaataaaattgtgaGCATTGCGTATTGCATactcaaaaaatatttgaaaatttttaattcagcaggcataaaacttaaaattatttacaaaatttattgcacatgcagctacattttgttgttaaacaaatttatgcgcagctaaatttaagggaggaatttgttgttgttgtgtgtgtttcgtttAGGTGTAAATTGGAATTTGCTTGCTACGAACTAAGAAATAAACATTCGACTAAATGTTAATTGAAACTACTGCCTGGTAAACCCGTGTACCCCACCCCCCCAACCGAGCTTCAACTCTAGCTATGCGTTTtgcacagctgcagcagcagcggataATGCAGATCCTCATCATAGAGCGCCGAGTCGGCCTTCAGCTGCAGATGACGCTGCCAAATGGTTTCATTATAGCGCGTGGCAAGCTCCACGCAAAATCCACGTGCCACACACTCATCGCGAAATACATTCAAAGTGCGACCACGTCTTGGCGCCATAATGAGCGCCACACCCTTGGGCGCCAAATAATACCAAATGGTATCCACCAAAGCGGAGCGCGCCTCATCAAAGAACAAGCAGTCGGCGCAGAGTATGAACTCAAACTTGGCCTGCTCTGTGGGCTGGCGAGCGGCTGCCTCTTGCCACTTGAGCACGGAGCATTTGGTGTAGCAGCTCAGCTCGTTGAGGCAAACGGTCTTGCGCACATTCTCCACGCTAATCTCATTGCCATCGGTTAGATGCACAGCATACGGTTTGGCATACTTGGCCAGCATAAGTCCCGCCAGGCAGGTGAAGCCACCACCCAGCTCCAGTATCCATTTGCCGCGATAGCTGCTCAGATCGGACAGCACGAGCGCTGTGAGCGCCTCCTCCGATGGCCAGACGCATATGTTGCCCGTATTGTTGAAGCCCATGAGATCGTTGGCAGTTAGCTGGCGCTCCATGTGATGTATATTCACCGAATactcctgctccagctgcatGCGATACTTGTACCAGTTCTCCGTCTTGCCCAAGCACTTCAAGCTCACATGATCCTCGAAGCTGTCCTGGCGCAGCAGATCGAAACTTTTGAAGCGACGCACGGACGCAGTTTGCTCATCGCTGAACTCATCGCTGGAGCTGCTCACTGTCTCCTCGGAATCCTTGCGCAGCACTTTGGCCAGTATGCGCCAACGTTTCTGCGCTGTGTTCTGCAAATTGGGCGTGGCTGGCGGCGTGGGCGGCATAAAGGATTGCGGCAGCGCACACGTCTTGCCTGCCACTATTCGCTCCACTTCGAGCTCCACATTCTGCGCCAAATTGTTGTCCATATCCTTGACTtggctgtcgtcgtcgttgttgttgctgctgctctccatTAGTGCCTCAATATCgtattgcagcagcagcgatatgCTCGCCAATTGTGCCACGCCCTCTTCTTCTGTCGTCTCAGTTTGCTGTTGTAAGTTGCCTTTCAGTTTCGTTCTCGTTTCTCTGTTTGATTTTTGTACTAGCGCTGctgacattttatttttagtttaatgctCACTTTGTTTTCTCAGTTACTTTATGCCTGCAAagacaaaaagagaaaaaacatgtaaaaattattgttaaatggCATCAAGTGCGGCCAGCTGGCTCAACTTTGTGGCATTAACTTTTCAAATTAACCGCCAAGGCAAAAAGTTTGCCATCGCCGCCGTGGCccattattttgcaattataaatttttaatgacttTGCGTATGCAAATTGTGTGAGACAACTATAATACGccttaaaaaacaacaaaaataaagaatttttgGCTAATCATTAGCAGCGCTATAAAAGAATTAtgtataacaatatttttatagccgcTTAAATGCGCTTGTGAAGACATAAACAATACAATGTGTttagattaaataaaaattcgctTAAAGACTGCAAGTGTAAATATATGTGCTTCTTCTTTTGCTAATGCATatcaaacaaattcaaatttaacgGCCAACCAATTCAGCAAACTGAGATCAACCGTTATGTTGAcgcagctggagttggagctctcacactcgcgctctctttatCAGCTGAGCACGCATTTGCCTGCACTAAACGTAAGCTGAATCCAACGCACTCTGCCGCTCTCTTTATTATTACTCTCAGCTACACTGGTACAAAACCAATTAGTTTACGTGATTTCTTTAACGCAAGTACAACGTTTTATGTTTAGTGCATGACTGCGCGTgagtaaaattaataatgtaactggttttataataaatatgtgaaTAAAATCAACTTGCACAAAAGCTCTGACagctaattacattttaaaaagcaagcatattaaattttatgtacacacacacacacacactcacacagttGTGAATATGTAAAGCAGACAGAGAGCATTTGCATATGGGGTTACGGCTTGGTTGGCCTTTGAGCAGCAgattttatgattattattcttgttgttgttgtcggtcTCATATAAATTCAtcaaaattaagaaattttaCAGCTCATAacgcaaatttttattgcactgGTATGTATGAGTAAAAGcgaagtgcgtgtgtgtgggtgtaaagcaaaaataaacaacaacaagtaggCAAAGAGTAGCGCTGATAAAATGCTGCTTAAAGTGTGGGAGAGaaagtgttttgtttgtttttactcAGCACTGACCATTGACACCtgcacacgtgtgtgtgtgtgtctgcaatTGGAATGTATAATCAAAGTGTGTGGAATTAAAATTCTACTAAATGTgcgtgtatgcatgtgtgtgtgtgtgcttccaTTTAAAACGGAAGCTGTAGCAATGAACTCAATATAAGAACAATTGATGAAGCTGTGTAAATGCTGACGGCGCGCCAAGTCTCATTTATCATAATTACATTACAGCTGCGACGACTAAGAGCAACCCCCAGTGGCTATTGCTGCGCTCAATTAGCTCTTGCAGGGCTGCAGGCTAATATTAACTAGATTAGCAGCCCAGACATTCAAACTTTTGCCTTGGAACTTTTGCATTATATTCAAGTTGGCTCTTAGCGCTGGTAATTGATACAAAAGCGATAAATTTTAAAGAGCAGagctttgctttgaaattgttataaatatagcaaagcACTTAGTGTATATTTAAGCCAATATTGTAACCTATattgctacaaattaaaatgtatttataatttaaatctttGCTATAAGCTTGCATTTAACTTAAATCTCTATGACATTGTTTGTCGTTGCAAGTTCAATAAACCACAAGCTGTTTATTGCccttggcaacaacaataataagtaattgatactgttgttgttttcaattagCCATAATGCGCACTTGATCAAACATTAATAATGCGAGCTCAGTGACCAGTAGCACTCAAACTTGAGCTGCAAAGTTTTGTTCCATAGGcttgtgtgtatttgcattttgaatgAAACATGAATATTGAGCAGGCCACAGCAAGTTGGCTAACAAACAAGTTAAATCCTTGCCAGCAAAGTTGGCCAACTATTTTGGCACCttgttaaaagcaaacattaagTCAATTTGCAAGTACAATGCCAAGTTGattgtaaatttaaagttatttctttttgtcttTCGTTGACACaaaactcaattcaattcaacttGAAATTTGAGCagaccccaaaaaaaaaaaaagctacagctgcagccacgcccacaaataAAACTTGCTAAGCAAGAACAACGAGGCGAGAGCGTGAGGGACGTGCGTGAAGGCGACGCAATGTGGCCCAAaagttcttcttcttctgcttcttcttgccaCAGCCGACATGGCGGTCTGTTCCGTGTCAACGATGCCGCAGCACGCAAACTTATAtggcttacacacacacacacacacacacacacacacacacacatatatatatgtatatatatacatatgctttgctttagctttgcttttgctcattGCTCGCATAAACTCTAacaattcattatttattactCTCAGTGTCCTGAAATTCGTTcagctttgccttttttgctgctgcgctgttaaCCTTGAAGTCATCAgcaacttacacacacacacacacacacatacatacgcacaaGGCTTTATAGTCGCTGGCTTTGTTGGCAAACTAAAGCCTGCTGCGTATCTGTTTTGCAAAGAGTTATGCTAATGACATTGGACggataataaaatttaactcaATTATGCGCAGAGccaagcgctgccagcagtgACACTTGCAAAAGTTCAAAATTGGTACAGTGCAGACACGCTAAGCAGCACAGTGGAGCAACTAACgtaagtaaatattataatttatatattttatttggcaatttaatattttttttaatttattagcttgcttttttgtcatttttatgCACTGCTCACTGTctctaaaaatcaaaaatgaacagagcataaattaatgtaaattgcgcgcagcaaattaaagcaaaaatttttacAACTGCATTAAgcgtaattaaataataatttgcccAGAACTTGGCAACTAAGCAACGTTTATATAATGGCCTCAGGCagacgcggcgtatgcgtaatgtggcataaaaaatgtataaaagtgTTCATTGAatgagtttttatatatttcaaagcGTCTATGATTTTttatgagcaacaaatttatgagcaactAAGCAACTGTCTAGCTAGAAtgtgaaatatatatatctgttatAGATATGTCTATGttatggctgtgtgtgtgtgtgtgtgtttttgtttcatgGGCAATTTGTTTACTGTTTACTAAACAtttacgcagcagcagcgtcgtaCATAAAGTTGATTGGAACTGAACTTTTCGACTgcagcacacagcacacattttgtataaataatagatgtgcgtgtgtgtgtgtgtgtgtgtcattcaCACGCGTTTGCTGATtttatgttgcagctgctgcaaaaattttTGAGGCACAGCCTGTAATAAGCGAAAAACTGAAAaccaatttcatttcatactTGACGAATGGCTCAAGTACGTTTGAGAGAGCGAGTAAAAACATATACAGGCggcatatataataaattaattattt
Proteins encoded in this region:
- the LOC108594243 gene encoding calmodulin-lysine N-methyltransferase; this encodes MSAALVQKSNRETRTKLKGNLQQQTETTEEEGVAQLASISLLLQYDIEALMESSSNNNDDDSQVKDMDNNLAQNVELEVERIVAGKTCALPQSFMPPTPPATPNLQNTAQKRWRILAKVLRKDSEETVSSSSDEFSDEQTASVRRFKSFDLLRQDSFEDHVSLKCLGKTENWYKYRMQLEQEYSVNIHHMERQLTANDLMGFNNTGNICVWPSEEALTALVLSDLSSYRGKWILELGGGFTCLAGLMLAKYAKPYAVHLTDGNEISVENVRKTVCLNELSCYTKCSVLKWQEAAARQPTEQAKFEFILCADCLFFDEARSALVDTIWYYLAPKGVALIMAPRRGRTLNVFRDECVARGFCVELATRYNETIWQRHLQLKADSALYDEDLHYPLLLQLCKTHS